The sequence ATTACACATATACCTCCTCCCTCCAGGTGGGGCGTAAGCTCTACGTGAGGGTGGTGAAAGCTGACTACGTGGGTGCGAGCGGGTTGACGGGGTCAGATGGGCTTTACAGCCTCCTCGAGTCCGGGGTGGTCGAGGGGGGGAGGGGGGAGCCCGGATACGTCATTGAGGTCCTGATAGGTAATCCGGGGGAGGAGGGCGATCTCGTCTGGTTAAAGTTCACCCCCGTGGGCTTCGGCGAGGGGAGGGTCGACCTGGGCGATCGCGACATAAGCGCCGGATATACGCTGCCTAGCGCCCTCCCGCCGAGGGAGAGGCTAGACCTCCTCATATTCATCCCATCAAGGTACGTGAGCGGGGGTAAGTCCTTGGTGGTCGCGGGCAGGTTCGAGAACGGGGTAGTGGCCACGGAGACGGCTGAGGTACCCTAGGGGAGCCTGAGGACCTCATTCCCAACCCTCAAGGTCCCCTCGCCCGTCGCCAGGATGACGAGCCCCTCAGGCAGGGTCTCCCTCCCCAAGGAACATCTCGCCGGCAGGTTGAGCACGTAGACCGAGGGCCTGCCCCTATGTATTATCCTCCCCCTGATCCCGAGCCCCAGCTCCTGCAGGGGTTCCCGGGAACCACGCAGCTTCACCCACCCCCTAGGAACCCCGCAGGGCAGGACGAGCTCTGCCCCTCCGGCCCTCACGTTGCATTCACCACCGTGGATCACTAGCAGCGGGGCTGATGACCTTATCGGCTCTCCCTCCATCCTCACATCGGCAGGGATCCCGCAGATGGAAATGCCTCGGGGAGGAACCGTGGGGAGGGCCCTCACCACCACTATGGACGCGCACCCCCCGATGCACCCGATGGTGCCCGCCTCAAGCTGGTATCCGCCCCCCCTCGCGGTGCATTCTAAGGGGGGCGGGACTACGTTCAGGGGGATCACCTCGACCAAGCGGAGACCCTCTCCGAGATAGATCTCTTGAAAACCTCTCTCCTGACCTCCCTCAGGATGTACAGTATGCTCTCCTCCACGTTGGTCCCCCTAAGTGCGGAGACGGGGAATACCTTCGCCCTGATCCCCAGCAGGCTGGCTACAGTCTCGGCGCTCTTGGCGTTGGGGAGGTCCTGCTTGTTCGCCAGTATGACGAGGGGGGCGGAGGGACCGATGGATTCCCTGGCCTCCTGGTAGTGGCTCAGGGCGTAAACGAGATCTACTGGCCTAGAACTGTCCAGTATCAGGATTATGCCGTCCTTCCCCCTGGCCAGCACCCTCCTGACCGGGGAGAAGGCCATCTGACCTGGGGTCCCGGTGAGGGAGACCTTCCATATCTCGTTCCCCGGATCCATCTCATCCAGCTGATCCTTCCTGTAGATCCTGTTGACGGTCGCATCCCAGAGGAAGATCCCGTAGTCGAACCCCACGGTCGTGGTGAAGCTCCCCTTCGAGTAATCCATCTTCACTGCCCAGGGATCGAGCCTACGGATTAAGGTCGACTTGCCAGCCTGGTGAGGACCCACGACCACCAGCTTCATCTTCCTCATTAAGAGCCCCCCTCAGAACTGAGAGGGCCCTCTCTATCCTCTCCTCAACCTCTCGGATGAGGGCCCTCCTCTCATCGCCCTTCGCATCCTCCAGCAGCTCCATCTTCCTCTCCAAGTCGGCGATGTATCCCTCATCCACGCCGGCCCTCCTGAACAGGGGGCCCATCTCCTCGTACGTGTCCTTGAGGAAGTCCAGCTTCATCCTCAGCTTTCCAACCTCGCGGGACCTTGTTCTAGCCACTATCCTGTTCCCCTCTATCCTTATCAGGCCTTCCTCCTCCAAGTTATGCAGGAACCATTCCCTCCAGGACTGGGGGATGAAGGAGAGCTCCTCCACATCCATGCTCCCTCTCTCCGTGAGGGCGCTCCTCACATGCTCCCTCCACTTTGGATAGAGGGATAGCAGCTCGGCCATGAGCCCTGGTAGTGAGTAGGCAGTTGATGGTAGGCCGCGAGACAGTCTGAGGGATCTTATCGCCTCTACGAGGCTCCTCAAGAACTCCGTTTCCGTCCTGTAGGAGAGCTTCTCCGGGTTTATCTGCAGATCCTCCAAGGGATGATCCAGTTCGGAGCTCAGGTCCTTGAGGAGCGATACCAATTCCTTCAGCTTCGATACCTCGTATCTGAGCCCGGACAACTCCTGAGAGGTGGTTACCGTGCATGGAAGTCTTGGAGAGCTTATCCCGACCATGGAGAGGGTATCCGTCAGCTGGGGTAGCTTCACTGATAGCTTGCCCATCACCTCGGACTTGACGGACTCCAGCTCGGATCTCAGGGATAGCAGGGATTTGGATGTCGATAGGAGGGCCCTCGAATCCTCAGCTATCCTCTTGATCAGGGAGAGGACGTTGGTCGCCACCTGAGATTCCCTACCTATGTTGGAGGAGAGCCAACTCAGGAGCTGATCCCTCAGGAGGAGGATCTCGGATAGCATCAAGAAGGAGCATCCCCTGAGCTCGAGCTCCTCCCTTATCCCGATCAGTTCGTCCAGGGTGATCAGCGTGTCCTGCACCACATCATCCGAGATCGTCAACCCCTTGCCGGGGCTGGATCTATCCCTCACCTCGAAAGTCTCCAGCTTCTCCCTCACGAGCTCCCACACATCTCTCAGCTCTCCTAAATCATCGAGCTCCCTGATGTCCCTTACCCTGTCCTTCAAACCCTTCCGCAAGCCTAGGGAGTCGATGGATTTGATGAGGGTACCCTTCACCGCTTCAATCAGTCCCTCTCTCGTCTCATCCAGCTCCTCTCTGGCGCTCTTCAGGACGCTGGCCAGCCTCTTAGCCTTTGATTTGCTCCTGAAGAATCCCCTCATGTATCCCTTGTCCTTGGAGAGCTCCAAGAGGGAGTTGGTTATGAACTCCCTGATTATCCTGACCTTGTACTCGACCTCCTTAACGACATCCGCCAGGCCCCCCACATCGGGGACCTCGGAGAGGGCGTCCTCGAGGGATGAGCAGAGGGAGAGTATCCTCCCGATTGGTTCCTCCAGTCCATCCTTCCTCAAGTAGCCCCTCAGCTTCTCAACCCTCTCGGGAGGGATGCCCGAAGAGACCAGATACTCCAAGATCTCATCGAGGGTTCTCAAGCCCATCAACGATCCACATAACTCCCGCTCCTAACATATAAATGTAATACGCAGCTAATACCGAGATGCTCGAGAGGTACCTGGAGGAGGGCGAGGCCAGGAGGCTGGAGATGGGCCTCCTGATGGCCTCCCTCTACGAGAAGGTGTTCGCCCTGATAAACGAGCTGAGGCTCGTGGAGAAGGTGGTCAAGGCCTCTAACCAGATCCTGCACAGGAAGTTCGATAGGGAGATCAGCGAGCTGGATTACTCCATCTCCTCCCTGATCAACGAGATGTACCTGACCCTCATGGATGTGGGGGATCAGGAGAGGGGCTATGAGAGGCTCAGGAAGGAATTCGAGGTCAAGACGAGCAAGCTGAGGGAGAGGATTGAGGACCTGTCCTCCTCCGTCATGAGGGAAGTGGAGCTAGCTGCGACGGTCCTTTCGGAGTCCATGAGGCGGATGCCCGATGCGGGTCCGGAGATACTCTTCTTGGCGGCCAGGCTGGAGGAGATCCCCAACAAGATACTCCACATGCCCGGGAGCTACTTGGACGTCCTCCTGAATCTCTTCAGGACCCTCCTACCGACAACGGATTTCGATACCTCCTCCCTCGAGGGAAGGGTGGACGGTTACATCGATGCCCTCAGGGAGGTATACTCCGATTTGAGGGACGATGAGTTGAGAAGCGAGGTGAGGGATCTCTTGGATCTCCTCAGGTATTTGAAGTTCGTGCTGTCGAAGTTCAGGCAGCTCGCACCTGGAATCTCAAAGTACCTGGAGGACCTGAGGAGAAGCTCCGTGGTCTTCCCAGCGGGGTGATCGATTGTCTGATCTATCTGAGGGATTCAGATCCATTGTAGATGGGTTCAGAGAGGACGTGGGCGATGACCTGGTGCTGCTGGCGGTCTTCACGCCAGACGGGATATCCCTCTACTCCTCCCTCCCTCCAGATGTGATGGAGGAGTTCTTCCTGGCATCCAGCTCCTCCATATTGGAGATATCCAAGGCCTTGCTGGATCACTTGGGTATGGGGGCCGTGGAGAGATGCAGGTTAGAGAGCGATGGGGCCTACATCTACCTGGTACCCCTGAGCGAGGACATATACCTGAGCGCCGCCCTCAGGAAGGGGGCGGATGAGGAGAGGCTGCGCGATTTCGTCGACGAGTTGAGGTCCTTCCTCAGGAGTGATTAAATTCTTTAATTCTTTATCGATGGAGGGGAACCTGGAATATTAACATTAATATCGTTCCCCCTCGGATCATAGCTGATGGGGTTCAGGAAGCTCGTGTCCGGTCTGCTTGGGTTGTTCAGGAAATCGGCTACCATCGTCATACTGGGGCTCGATGGGGCCGGGAAGACCACGATGCTGAACTACTTGATGAAGGGAGAGCCTGGATCGACGATACCGACCGTGGGAGCCAACTTCGAGAGGATAAGGATAAAGAGCATAGAGTTCAACATATGGGACTTGGGGGGTCAGAGGAGCCTCAGGCGCATGTGGGCCGAGTACGCCGACAAGGCGGACGCCATAATATTCATGATAGACTCGGCCGATGAGGAGAGATTCGATGAGGCCAAGAAGGAGCTCTGGAACGTGGTATCTATTATGAAGAGGGGAGTCCCCCTCCTAATACTAGCTAACAAGGCCGATCTGGAGGAGGCCGCGACCATCATGGAGATAATAGAGAGGTTCGAGCTCACCAAGCTGGAGGGGATCACGTGGCAGGTCGTCTGGACCAGCGCTCTCACAGGATTCGGGCTCTTCGAGGCGTTCTCTTGGCTATACGAGCAGCTCACAGGGAAGCAGGTCACGCACCCACTCAGAATCGAGGAGATGGTCATCTTGGATGAGGAGGGCAATCCCTTGGTGTCCACCTCGTCCAGCAGGAGCCTCACCCTGAGCGCTTTCCTGGCCCTCACCAAGAACTACACGGGAGAGGCCCTGAGCGACGTCCCCCAGTCCATAGAGATGAGGGACAGGAAGATAATAATCGTCAGCAGGGGCGGGTTCTTGGCAGCAGCCCTCATACCCAAGCTGTCGCCCGAGAGCAAGGTCAGAGCCCTCCTCGTGGATGTGCTGGACAACATAGCCAAGGTCAGGGATCAGGAGAGGGCCAAGGACATCCTGATGAACATGATGGAGAAGTACATCGAGATAGGAAACCTGTAGGGGGATGGAGGTGGCGCGGGAACGACAGAACTGTCTAGAACGCCTCCCGAGGGATTAACTTTTTTACTATCCCCGGCCTGAAGTGATGGAAATGGGCTTGGAATACGTGCTTCTAGCCTCCTTGGAGCCCGAGGGGTTCGAGATAATAGCCGGGTACCCCAGCGGGTTCTCTGAGGAGATGGGCCTGGCGTCACTCAGATCCTTCCCCTTCTCCGCAAAGGGTGGGGAGGTGGTGAAGTTCTCCCATAGCGGGTTCTACTTCGTCGGGCTGACCCTCAGGCTGGAGGGAGAGAGGCCTCGAGTAGGTATAGCCTCCCTTCTAGCTGTATCCAAGGATCCCTCCGACTTGGATAGGTTAGAGGACGGTCTACTCTACGTACACGAGAGGTTCACCGGTAGGAAGCTCACCAAGGATTTCCTCAAGGGACTGCTTCCGGAGCTCTTCAGGATACTTGAGGGATATGAGAGGGGTGGGAGCTCCAAGGAGCGCAGTAGGAGCATAGTTGACAGGGCCCTGGAGAGATCCAAGGGCCTCTTCTTCTCTTGAGGGGGTGTTCTCATGTTCACACTGGAACCCTACACCCTGGCCCACTCGATCGGGCTCCTGTCCGAGGGTATAGTGTCCCTCTACGTTCTATTCGACATCATCAGGACCAGAGAGAGGAGGCTCCTCCTCTCCCTGCTCACGTTCCTTATGTTCGCCCTCACTGAGCTGGCCCTCCTCTACTACTACTCGCTCAATGGAGCCGTATTCCTAATATATGCTGAGACGACCGTGGATATATTCTCTTGGTTCCTCACACTAAGCCTCGTCCTCCTCTCCTCAGTGGCGGTGGCGACCCTAGCCATCTACCTGATGGAGTTCAGGGTCTTCTATCTGGTCCCCTTAATGGTCTTCCTCTTCGTCTTCTACGTTCTCTTCTATACGTACTACCTGTTCAGGGCGGTCTTCTTGGGATACATAAGGTCGATCGACATAATCAGGGCGACATTAACGGCCGGCATCATGCTCCTCTTCATAATAGCTCTGACTGGGGAGGCGCTCTTCGGTATCATATACAGGAAGACCAAGAGCCTTAGGGTCCTTTCCTTCATATTAGGGTCCGCTATCATAGGTTTCGTGAATTTAGGTGGTGAGTTCCTTTTCGAGCTCCTCCCCATGACCCTGACCGAGCAGCCCCTCGATTTCTACGAGACCTACACATCGATGATGGTGGAATGGCCCTTGAACTTACTCTACATCGTGGTTTCGTTGGTGCTGCTTCTGGGCCAGACTAGGGTCTTCGACTCCCTCGCCAAGCTGAGGAGGCCCAAGGCCAGGAAGGAGAAGTACTGGATAGAGAAGATGATGGAGGAGGTCTGAGCAGGCCTCAGCTTAGGAAACCCTTGAGCTCTCCATCATTCAGCGGGGCCCCTTACTCCTAATCAGCACCTCCAGAATCGGGGTTCCACCGTAGCTGTTGCCCTGCA is a genomic window of Thermoproteota archaeon containing:
- a CDS encoding roadblock/LC7 domain-containing protein, which encodes MSDLSEGFRSIVDGFREDVGDDLVLLAVFTPDGISLYSSLPPDVMEEFFLASSSSILEISKALLDHLGMGAVERCRLESDGAYIYLVPLSEDIYLSAALRKGADEERLRDFVDELRSFLRSD
- a CDS encoding GTP-binding protein, whose amino-acid sequence is MRKMKLVVVGPHQAGKSTLIRRLDPWAVKMDYSKGSFTTTVGFDYGIFLWDATVNRIYRKDQLDEMDPGNEIWKVSLTGTPGQMAFSPVRRVLARGKDGIILILDSSRPVDLVYALSHYQEARESIGPSAPLVILANKQDLPNAKSAETVASLLGIRAKVFPVSALRGTNVEESILYILREVRREVFKRSISERVSAWSR
- a CDS encoding Arf family protein → MGFRKLVSGLLGLFRKSATIVILGLDGAGKTTMLNYLMKGEPGSTIPTVGANFERIRIKSIEFNIWDLGGQRSLRRMWAEYADKADAIIFMIDSADEERFDEAKKELWNVVSIMKRGVPLLILANKADLEEAATIMEIIERFELTKLEGITWQVVWTSALTGFGLFEAFSWLYEQLTGKQVTHPLRIEEMVILDEEGNPLVSTSSSRSLTLSAFLALTKNYTGEALSDVPQSIEMRDRKIIIVSRGGFLAAALIPKLSPESKVRALLVDVLDNIAKVRDQERAKDILMNMMEKYIEIGNL